A region from the Arthrobacter gengyunqii genome encodes:
- a CDS encoding glycosyltransferase, which produces MLAGPGLAEAAYILPLKWNDGGDLSSLCKYLEELSQWICVLVVDGSPDAQFALHAQVFPAAVRQCHPHPLGCANGKVEGVLTGVQLSGSEYLVIADDDVRYTRESLKRVVSLLADADVVRPQNYFEDLRPWHARWDTARTLINRAFGSDYPGTLAVRRSTLQAAGGYSGDVLFENLELLRTIRAAGGREIRADDLFVARICCSARHFRGQRVRQAYDDFAQPGRLAVEAALLPLLLTLLRKPVRLVLFAGATIITAEMGRRRADGGRVFAADAALWAPLWVGERAVSIWLALGWRLRGGVPYAGKRLFTAGHSLRQLRRTVRRGTPRHF; this is translated from the coding sequence GTGTTGGCCGGGCCCGGATTGGCAGAGGCGGCATACATCCTGCCGCTTAAATGGAACGACGGCGGAGACCTTTCCTCGCTCTGCAAGTATCTGGAAGAGCTGAGTCAGTGGATCTGTGTACTGGTGGTTGACGGTTCCCCGGACGCGCAATTCGCGCTGCATGCGCAGGTTTTTCCAGCAGCCGTGCGGCAATGCCACCCTCATCCGCTGGGCTGCGCGAACGGAAAAGTCGAGGGTGTGCTGACCGGCGTACAGCTGAGCGGGTCTGAATACCTCGTGATTGCCGACGACGATGTGCGGTACACCCGGGAATCCCTGAAGCGTGTCGTCTCGCTGCTCGCAGATGCCGATGTTGTCCGGCCCCAGAATTATTTCGAGGACTTAAGGCCCTGGCACGCACGGTGGGACACTGCCCGAACGTTGATCAACCGGGCCTTTGGGTCCGACTATCCCGGGACGCTGGCCGTCCGCAGATCAACACTCCAGGCCGCCGGCGGTTACAGCGGCGATGTCCTCTTCGAGAACCTCGAGCTCCTCCGCACCATCCGGGCCGCAGGCGGCCGTGAGATCCGCGCCGATGACCTCTTTGTCGCCCGGATCTGTTGTTCAGCCCGTCATTTCCGGGGCCAGCGGGTGCGGCAGGCCTATGACGACTTTGCCCAGCCGGGACGCCTGGCCGTTGAGGCCGCACTGCTGCCGCTGCTGCTGACGCTCCTGCGGAAGCCGGTGCGTCTGGTGCTGTTTGCGGGCGCCACCATTATTACGGCCGAGATGGGCCGGCGCCGCGCGGACGGAGGACGGGTGTTCGCGGCGGATGCTGCCCTGTGGGCTCCGCTGTGGGTGGGTGAGCGTGCCGTCAGCATCTGGCTGGCGCTGGGGTGGAGGCTGCGGGGCGGAGTGCCCTACGCCGGGAAGCGGCTCTTCACTGCCGGGCATTCCCTGCGGCAGCTCCGCAGGACGGTCCGGCGCGGAACGCCGCGGCATTTCTGA
- a CDS encoding universal stress protein yields MSNGEQDRKRIVVGVDGSRLSIEALWKARRLAAVLGCSLEVVTVWEYSISLAPPVPSDVWSPQTQAERTLKEAVGEAFGEDIPPDLKQTPLVGLPVELLIEASRGAEMLVVGNRGRGGFAGLLLGSVSSTLAAHAHCPVLIVHRGESA; encoded by the coding sequence ATGAGCAACGGCGAACAGGACCGCAAGCGCATTGTTGTGGGGGTGGACGGCTCCCGGCTCTCCATTGAAGCGCTCTGGAAAGCCCGGCGTCTGGCTGCTGTCCTGGGCTGTTCTTTGGAGGTGGTGACGGTCTGGGAGTACAGCATCTCCCTTGCCCCGCCTGTTCCCTCGGACGTTTGGTCTCCGCAGACCCAGGCCGAGCGGACGCTCAAGGAGGCGGTGGGCGAAGCCTTCGGCGAGGACATCCCGCCGGATCTCAAGCAGACTCCCCTGGTGGGCCTGCCGGTGGAGCTGCTTATCGAAGCCAGCCGCGGGGCGGAAATGCTGGTGGTGGGCAACCGCGGGCGCGGCGGCTTCGCCGGCCTGCTGCTCGGATCCGTCAGCTCAACGCTGGCGGCTCATGCGCACTGTCCGGTGCTGATCGTGCACCGCGGCGAATCGGCCTAG
- a CDS encoding manganese catalase family protein, translating to MFFHKQELQFKSTPDQPDAVYARKLQEVLGGQYGEITVALQYEFQAWNTHIPGKYRDLLFGIGAEEMGHVEMLAVMIAQLLEKAPLGITEDAVQNDPTVAAVVGGMDVQHAIVAGAGARPVDSNGNPWQGSYITASGNLLADFTANANAEMQGRLAVARLYHMTDDHGVRDLLSFLLARDTMHQNQWTTAALELQASGMEQLPVPSNFPLKKEHREVSYQYLNFSDGKAASEGSWASGPTPDGHGEFTYHDGPTTTAPMPPPTRVDARYYGTTDLPNIVEKTAGAVQDKLNKE from the coding sequence ATGTTTTTCCACAAGCAGGAACTCCAGTTCAAGTCCACGCCGGATCAGCCGGATGCCGTCTACGCCCGCAAGCTTCAGGAAGTGCTCGGCGGCCAGTACGGCGAAATCACGGTTGCACTGCAGTATGAATTCCAAGCCTGGAACACGCACATTCCCGGCAAATACCGTGACCTGCTCTTCGGAATTGGCGCCGAGGAAATGGGTCACGTGGAGATGCTGGCCGTCATGATTGCTCAGTTGCTGGAGAAGGCGCCGCTGGGAATCACGGAAGACGCCGTCCAGAATGACCCAACAGTGGCGGCTGTGGTTGGAGGCATGGATGTGCAGCATGCCATCGTGGCCGGCGCCGGTGCGCGTCCGGTGGATTCCAACGGCAATCCCTGGCAGGGCAGCTACATCACTGCCAGCGGTAACCTGTTGGCCGACTTCACCGCCAACGCCAACGCCGAAATGCAGGGCAGGCTCGCTGTTGCCCGGCTTTACCATATGACCGATGACCACGGCGTGCGGGACCTGCTCTCCTTCCTGCTGGCCCGTGACACCATGCATCAGAACCAGTGGACCACTGCCGCCCTGGAGCTCCAGGCAAGCGGAATGGAGCAGCTGCCCGTTCCCAGCAACTTCCCGTTGAAAAAGGAGCACCGCGAGGTTTCCTACCAGTACCTGAACTTCTCCGATGGCAAGGCTGCCTCCGAGGGCAGCTGGGCGTCCGGCCCCACTCCGGACGGACACGGCGAATTCACCTACCACGATGGACCCACGACGACGGCGCCCATGCCGCCGCCCACCCGGGTGGATGCCCGCTACTACGGCACCACCGATCTTCCCAATATCGTCGAGAAGACTGCGGGGGCGGTGCAGGACAAACTGAACAAGGAATAG
- a CDS encoding acyl-CoA dehydrogenase family protein — MTDSTDLLDIDSLLSTEELALRDRVRTFVDTEIKPHIARWYDTAYFPLEIVPQMAGLGLLGMHLEGYGCPGRSAVEYGLAALELEAGDSGLRTFVSVQGSLAMSAIHKHGSEEQKNEWLPRMAAGTAIGCFGLTEPTAGSDPGNMLTYARRDGDDWVINGSKRWIGLASVAQVAVIWTMTDDGVRGFVVPTDTPGFKATPIVQKLSMRASIQCDVELTDVRLPGSAVLPKAKGLRGPFECLNEARYGIIWGAMGAARDSYEAALGYARERLQFDKPLAGYQLTQEKLVNMALEINKGTLLALQIGRLKDAGRLQKHQISAGKLNNCREAIAICREARTILGGNGITLDYSPLRHANNLESVRTYEGTDEVHLLILGQHITGIPAFR, encoded by the coding sequence ATGACGGACAGCACCGATCTTCTGGACATTGATTCCCTCCTGAGCACCGAGGAACTGGCCCTCCGCGACCGCGTGCGCACTTTCGTGGACACCGAGATCAAGCCTCACATTGCCCGCTGGTACGACACCGCTTACTTTCCGCTTGAAATCGTTCCGCAGATGGCCGGGCTGGGGCTGCTCGGCATGCATCTGGAGGGGTACGGCTGCCCCGGACGGAGCGCCGTCGAATACGGCTTGGCGGCCCTGGAACTCGAAGCAGGGGACTCGGGGCTGCGAACCTTTGTTTCCGTCCAGGGGTCCCTGGCCATGAGCGCAATCCACAAGCACGGTTCCGAGGAGCAGAAAAACGAGTGGCTGCCCCGGATGGCCGCCGGAACCGCCATCGGCTGCTTTGGGCTGACGGAACCTACCGCCGGATCCGATCCGGGCAACATGCTCACCTACGCCCGCCGGGACGGGGATGACTGGGTCATCAACGGGTCCAAGCGGTGGATCGGGCTGGCATCAGTGGCACAGGTGGCAGTGATCTGGACAATGACCGACGACGGCGTCCGCGGCTTCGTGGTGCCCACTGACACCCCCGGCTTCAAGGCCACGCCCATTGTGCAGAAACTCTCGATGCGTGCGTCCATCCAGTGCGACGTCGAACTCACCGATGTGCGGCTGCCCGGCAGCGCCGTGCTGCCCAAGGCCAAGGGCCTGCGCGGGCCGTTCGAGTGTCTCAACGAAGCGCGCTACGGGATTATTTGGGGAGCCATGGGCGCAGCCCGGGACAGTTACGAGGCGGCGCTGGGCTATGCCCGGGAGCGTCTGCAGTTTGACAAGCCGCTGGCCGGCTATCAGCTCACCCAGGAGAAGCTGGTGAACATGGCGCTGGAAATTAACAAGGGAACGCTTCTGGCCCTGCAGATCGGCCGGTTGAAGGACGCCGGCCGGCTGCAAAAGCATCAGATTTCGGCCGGCAAGCTCAACAATTGCCGGGAAGCGATCGCCATCTGCAGGGAGGCGCGCACCATCCTGGGCGGCAACGGCATCACTCTGGATTATTCACCCCTGCGGCACGCGAACAACCTGGAATCAGTGCGCACGTACGAAGGCACAGACGAGGTCCATCTGCTGATCCTGGGCCAGCACATTACCGGGATTCCCGCGTTCCGCTGA
- a CDS encoding MFS transporter, giving the protein MTAVQERPADTRAGKREWWGLAVLMLPVLLISIDNNVLSFAIPSLSRALAPSGTQLLWIVDIYALVLAGLLVPMGSLGDRIGRRRVLMIGSVGFGVMSLVAAFAPSASMLILARALMGVFGAMLMPATLSLIRNIFTVPSQRRVAVAIWAAGFSGGAALGPIVGGVLLENFWWGSVFLLSIPVLLPLLVFGPRLLPESKDPSPGAVDVPGVLLVMGAMLSITYGIKSFASDGAAHGLPFILLGLVLGTLFVRRQLSREKPMLDVRLFRNPVFTGSISANLLSLFAMVGFIFFLSQHLQLVVGQSPIEAGLTMLPGLVLTVITGLAVVPLVKHLRPAYVVVGGLLFNAAGYAVVFFAGETVTVLQLVVAFLFLGVGVGAAETISNDLILASVPPSRAGSASAISETAYEIGSVLGTAVLGSILTAAYRNGVQVPSGLSPEQAESAGETLGGAVDAVQALPPEQGSALLHSAQAAFDSGVSITSLIGVVIMLAAAAGAGVLLRKAPAGH; this is encoded by the coding sequence GTGACGGCCGTTCAGGAAAGGCCCGCTGATACGCGTGCAGGCAAGCGCGAATGGTGGGGACTTGCTGTCCTGATGCTGCCCGTTCTGCTGATCTCCATCGACAACAACGTGCTCAGCTTCGCCATCCCGTCGCTGTCCCGGGCGTTGGCACCCAGCGGCACGCAATTGCTCTGGATCGTGGACATCTACGCCCTGGTGCTGGCAGGACTGCTGGTACCCATGGGCAGTCTCGGAGACCGGATCGGACGCCGGCGGGTGCTGATGATCGGCAGCGTGGGCTTCGGCGTTATGTCGCTGGTTGCCGCGTTTGCCCCCTCGGCCTCCATGCTGATCCTGGCCCGCGCCCTCATGGGTGTTTTCGGTGCCATGCTGATGCCCGCCACGCTGTCCCTGATCCGAAATATTTTCACGGTTCCATCCCAGCGTCGCGTTGCAGTGGCGATCTGGGCGGCGGGCTTCTCCGGCGGTGCCGCCTTGGGCCCGATCGTGGGCGGCGTGCTGCTGGAGAACTTCTGGTGGGGCTCGGTGTTCCTGCTGTCCATTCCGGTGCTGCTGCCGCTGCTGGTCTTCGGCCCCCGGCTCCTGCCTGAATCCAAGGATCCGAGCCCGGGCGCCGTGGACGTGCCCGGCGTCCTGCTGGTGATGGGTGCCATGCTGTCCATCACCTACGGCATCAAGTCCTTTGCGTCCGACGGCGCGGCCCACGGCCTGCCGTTCATCCTCCTCGGTCTGGTGCTGGGCACGCTGTTTGTGCGCCGGCAGCTGAGCCGTGAAAAGCCGATGCTGGACGTCCGCCTGTTCCGCAACCCGGTGTTCACCGGCTCCATCAGCGCCAACCTGCTCAGTCTCTTCGCCATGGTGGGCTTCATCTTCTTCCTCTCCCAGCATTTGCAGCTGGTCGTGGGGCAGTCACCCATCGAAGCCGGCCTGACCATGCTGCCCGGCCTGGTGCTGACCGTCATCACTGGCCTGGCCGTAGTGCCGCTGGTTAAGCATCTGCGCCCGGCCTACGTGGTGGTCGGCGGGCTGTTGTTCAATGCTGCCGGCTATGCCGTGGTGTTTTTCGCCGGAGAAACGGTCACCGTGCTGCAGCTCGTGGTGGCCTTCCTCTTCCTGGGCGTGGGCGTGGGGGCAGCGGAGACCATTTCCAATGACCTGATCCTTGCCAGTGTTCCGCCGTCCCGTGCCGGATCCGCCTCGGCCATCTCCGAGACGGCGTATGAGATCGGCTCCGTCCTGGGCACTGCGGTGCTGGGCAGCATCCTCACCGCCGCCTACCGCAACGGCGTGCAGGTTCCCTCCGGGCTGAGCCCGGAACAGGCCGAATCGGCGGGCGAAACCCTCGGCGGTGCCGTGGATGCAGTGCAGGCGCTGCCGCCGGAGCAGGGCTCGGCCCTGCTGCACTCGGCGCAGGCGGCGTTCGACTCAGGCGTCAGCATCACGTCCCTGATCGGCGTCGTGATCATGCTGGCGGCGGCCGCCGGTGCCGGAGTGCTGCTGCGCAAGGCCCCGGCCGGACACTAA
- a CDS encoding YrzE family protein: MSTEPGNNGRAGADGSGDFGNSTGPDGGRLRDRSDRMASADETQVLPTGNGSDAPTSPATGATGATAAGTSATGTSADTSANSTDDGGRTRAMPLSHTKDPNADYDDDSDYRPEDNRRHTGNDAGNTGTARTADAGVGLPGKANREALLAMEKERFGGMKFGAAFFGWLTATGMVVLLSALAAAIGAAVDFNTDNDLGQSLDQAMANQSAGIIGTIILLLVLLLAYFAGGYVAGRMARFNGLKQGLAVWLWALIAGVIVVVLGLIFGDDIRSITQLNTVAPLPEDLDGATAAAWIGVAATLAATLIGALLGGLAGMRYHRRIDRADYSDTDVRA; the protein is encoded by the coding sequence ATGAGCACCGAACCAGGCAACAACGGCCGGGCCGGAGCCGACGGCTCCGGCGACTTCGGAAATTCCACGGGTCCGGACGGCGGACGCCTCCGCGACCGGTCGGACCGGATGGCTTCGGCCGACGAAACCCAGGTCCTGCCCACAGGCAACGGATCCGACGCACCCACATCGCCGGCAACCGGGGCAACCGGGGCGACCGCCGCCGGGACCTCTGCAACAGGAACCTCGGCGGACACTTCCGCCAACAGCACCGACGACGGCGGGCGCACCCGGGCGATGCCGCTGAGCCACACCAAGGATCCCAACGCGGATTATGACGACGACTCCGACTATCGCCCCGAGGACAACAGAAGGCACACAGGCAACGACGCCGGCAACACGGGCACCGCCCGCACCGCTGACGCCGGGGTTGGACTGCCCGGCAAGGCCAACCGCGAGGCGCTGCTGGCAATGGAAAAGGAACGCTTTGGCGGCATGAAGTTCGGAGCAGCCTTCTTTGGCTGGCTGACCGCCACCGGAATGGTGGTGCTCCTGTCCGCACTGGCTGCGGCCATTGGCGCCGCCGTCGACTTCAACACCGACAATGACCTGGGCCAGTCCCTGGACCAGGCGATGGCCAACCAGAGTGCCGGCATCATCGGCACGATCATCCTGCTGCTGGTCCTGCTGCTGGCCTACTTCGCCGGCGGGTACGTGGCAGGACGGATGGCACGCTTCAACGGCCTCAAGCAGGGTCTGGCCGTTTGGCTGTGGGCACTGATCGCCGGAGTCATTGTGGTGGTACTGGGACTCATCTTCGGTGACGATATCCGCAGCATCACCCAGCTCAACACGGTGGCGCCGCTGCCCGAGGACCTTGACGGCGCCACCGCGGCAGCCTGGATCGGTGTGGCGGCAACCCTGGCGGCAACGCTGATCGGTGCACTGCTCGGCGGCCTGGCCGGCATGCGCTATCACCGCCGGATTGACCGCGCCGACTACAGCGACACGGACGTCCGCGCCTGA
- a CDS encoding SDR family oxidoreductase, protein MTNGNTNDQYTFQNPVDRFPTITPPKQDQPEPGLDATLEPKTDRGEDSYRGTGRLEGRKALITGADSGIGAAVAIAYAREGADVALAYLPEEEEDAREIVRLVEDAGRKAVALPGDVRDAAYCKQLVADAVEALGGLDILVNNAGKQVAVENLEELSDEQLDDTFKTNIYAFFRITKAALPHLPAGSSIINTTSIQAYSPSPFLLDYASTKAAINNFTKGLSMQLAPKGIRVNAVAPGPFWTPLQVSDGQPKEALPEFGKDTALGRAGQPTELAPAYVFLASPESSYVIGETLNVNGGMPTP, encoded by the coding sequence ATGACCAACGGCAACACGAACGACCAGTACACCTTCCAGAACCCCGTCGACCGCTTCCCGACCATCACGCCGCCGAAGCAGGACCAGCCAGAGCCCGGCCTGGACGCGACCCTGGAACCCAAAACGGACCGCGGCGAGGATTCCTACCGCGGCACCGGCCGGTTGGAAGGCCGTAAGGCCCTGATCACCGGCGCCGACTCCGGTATTGGTGCTGCCGTTGCCATTGCGTACGCACGTGAAGGCGCCGACGTCGCACTGGCCTACCTGCCCGAAGAAGAGGAAGACGCCCGGGAAATTGTGCGCCTCGTTGAGGATGCCGGCCGCAAGGCCGTGGCCCTTCCCGGCGATGTGCGCGACGCGGCTTACTGCAAGCAGCTGGTGGCGGATGCCGTGGAGGCCCTCGGCGGCCTGGACATCCTGGTCAACAACGCAGGCAAGCAGGTTGCCGTGGAAAATCTTGAAGAACTCTCCGACGAGCAGCTGGATGACACGTTCAAGACCAACATCTACGCGTTCTTCCGCATCACCAAGGCTGCTCTGCCGCACCTGCCGGCCGGATCGAGCATCATCAACACCACCTCCATTCAGGCCTACAGCCCCTCGCCGTTCCTGCTGGATTACGCCAGCACCAAGGCGGCCATCAATAACTTCACCAAGGGATTGTCGATGCAGCTGGCACCCAAGGGAATCCGCGTCAACGCCGTGGCTCCGGGTCCGTTCTGGACGCCGCTGCAGGTGTCCGACGGCCAGCCCAAGGAAGCCCTGCCGGAGTTCGGCAAGGACACCGCGCTTGGCCGCGCCGGACAGCCCACCGAGCTTGCCCCGGCCTACGTCTTCCTGGCGTCGCCGGAATCGAGCTATGTCATCGGTGAAACCCTGAACGTCAACGGCGGCATGCCCACCCCGTAG
- a CDS encoding S10 family peptidase: MPHDDQPRDAENQPSPKDEATDDFVERSHTLPSGLRYTTTAGRMVLRREETKDGKTDGFRPKAEIFLVAYTADPAGTAESAGTDSQAADSQASVPPANRRPVVFAFNGGPGSSSVWLHMGLLGPRMVDSGDVGALTPPPFGLVDNPETILQHADLVMIDPVNTGFSRVVDGNEAGEFHGFEEDRDLVAEVIRLWTTRNNRWLSPKYLVGESYGTLRAVAVAGRLFDAYGMAVNGLGLISTVLNMATLDFAPGRDTPYALHLPTYAAIAHFHGRHGNRQLTDVVREAEDFAGREFGYALTRGSRLSAEEFDDVVRRLAEITTLDEGFIRRTNLRWDYAQFSAELLRDENLVVGRIDGRFTAPPANQQDSINWDDPSLSAINGPYSAAVNHYVRAELGYENDLPYEILTGRVQPWSYKSFEGVPVDVTGTLERLLAHNAHLRVHVDYGYHDGATPHFAAEYVWAHMRLNDAARARFTHHYHEAGHMMYLKPECRTDQLAALAEFVSAG, translated from the coding sequence ATGCCTCATGATGATCAGCCCCGGGATGCCGAAAACCAACCCTCCCCGAAAGACGAAGCCACCGACGACTTCGTGGAGCGCAGCCACACCCTGCCCTCCGGACTTCGCTACACCACCACCGCCGGACGCATGGTGCTGCGGCGGGAGGAAACCAAGGACGGGAAGACGGACGGCTTCCGGCCCAAGGCGGAGATTTTCCTGGTCGCCTACACCGCTGATCCTGCCGGCACGGCCGAGTCAGCGGGCACCGATTCCCAGGCCGCCGACTCACAGGCATCTGTCCCGCCGGCCAACCGCCGGCCGGTGGTGTTCGCATTCAACGGCGGCCCCGGTTCATCGTCGGTGTGGCTGCACATGGGCCTGCTGGGACCGCGGATGGTGGACTCCGGGGATGTTGGCGCACTGACCCCTCCCCCGTTTGGCTTGGTGGACAACCCGGAAACGATCCTGCAGCACGCAGACCTCGTGATGATCGATCCGGTCAACACCGGGTTTTCCCGGGTGGTGGACGGCAACGAGGCCGGAGAGTTCCACGGCTTCGAAGAGGACCGGGACCTGGTGGCGGAGGTGATCCGGCTTTGGACCACCCGCAACAACCGCTGGCTGAGTCCGAAGTATCTGGTGGGCGAGTCCTACGGCACCCTCCGCGCTGTCGCCGTCGCCGGCCGGCTCTTCGACGCCTACGGCATGGCGGTCAACGGACTCGGCCTGATTTCCACCGTCCTGAACATGGCCACATTGGACTTTGCGCCGGGCCGCGACACCCCGTACGCGCTTCACCTGCCCACCTACGCGGCCATCGCCCACTTCCACGGGCGGCACGGGAACCGGCAGCTGACTGACGTGGTGCGCGAAGCCGAGGACTTCGCCGGACGCGAATTCGGCTACGCCCTCACCCGGGGTTCCCGGCTGAGCGCGGAAGAGTTCGACGACGTCGTCCGCCGGCTGGCCGAAATCACCACCCTGGACGAGGGTTTTATCCGGCGCACCAACCTGCGCTGGGACTACGCCCAGTTCTCCGCCGAGCTGCTGCGGGACGAGAATCTGGTGGTGGGGCGGATCGACGGCCGGTTCACGGCACCTCCTGCGAACCAGCAGGATTCCATCAACTGGGATGATCCCAGCCTGAGCGCCATCAACGGACCGTATTCGGCGGCCGTCAACCACTATGTCCGGGCCGAGCTGGGCTACGAAAATGACCTGCCGTATGAAATCCTCACCGGCCGGGTCCAGCCGTGGAGCTACAAGAGCTTCGAGGGGGTTCCCGTGGACGTCACCGGCACGCTCGAACGGCTTCTGGCCCACAACGCCCACCTGCGCGTGCACGTGGACTACGGCTACCACGACGGCGCCACGCCTCACTTCGCGGCCGAATACGTCTGGGCGCACATGCGGCTGAATGACGCGGCGCGGGCCCGGTTCACGCACCATTATCACGAGGCCGGACACATGATGTATCTGAAGCCGGAGTGCCGGACCGACCAGCTCGCCGCCCTGGCGGAGTTTGTCAGCGCGGGCTAG
- a CDS encoding DUF456 domain-containing protein, with product MDPDIVITVIAALAIAVGLTGIVIPVLPGSILIIAALLGWALGMQSAAAWWAFGVGAVLALAGLLSSAVLTGRRLKQRQVPNTSVLAGVVVGVVGMFLIPVVGLIVGFVVGLLLSEFLRRRSLAAAWSASYAALKAMGLGILVELGLAFAAGTVFVGGIWWHFASR from the coding sequence ATGGACCCCGATATCGTCATTACCGTCATTGCTGCGCTAGCCATTGCCGTGGGTCTGACCGGAATCGTCATTCCGGTCCTGCCGGGCAGCATCCTTATCATTGCCGCGCTCCTGGGCTGGGCGCTGGGAATGCAAAGTGCCGCCGCCTGGTGGGCCTTCGGGGTGGGTGCGGTGCTGGCGCTGGCAGGGTTGCTTTCCAGTGCGGTGCTGACCGGGAGACGCTTGAAGCAGCGTCAGGTCCCCAACACCTCGGTGCTGGCCGGAGTGGTGGTGGGCGTTGTAGGGATGTTCCTCATCCCCGTGGTGGGGCTCATCGTGGGCTTTGTGGTGGGGCTGCTGCTCAGCGAGTTTCTTCGCCGCCGAAGCCTCGCCGCGGCATGGTCGGCCAGCTATGCCGCGCTGAAAGCGATGGGCCTGGGCATCCTGGTGGAGCTGGGGCTGGCCTTTGCTGCGGGAACCGTGTTCGTGGGCGGGATCTGGTGGCATTTCGCCAGCCGCTGA
- a CDS encoding TetR/AcrR family transcriptional regulator, which yields MSNTRPARDRILDAYEELLINEGPRGATMDAVIALAGVSKGGLLYHFKNKEALASALIGRLEELAAADIERMGADPEGPSRYLVRESVYVGSALDRALIGVVRLAQASDPEASAVLERIHRSWMDLVLEEVGNPAIARAIVLLGDGLYYNEGLPGGWPRDKDSSAAQSVADLLEVVDVLKSHAANVPQNQ from the coding sequence ATGTCCAACACTCGTCCCGCTCGGGACCGCATCCTCGACGCCTATGAGGAGCTGCTGATCAACGAAGGCCCGCGCGGCGCCACCATGGATGCCGTCATTGCTCTGGCCGGGGTGTCGAAAGGCGGGCTCCTCTATCACTTCAAGAACAAGGAAGCGCTGGCTTCGGCCCTCATCGGCCGCCTCGAGGAACTTGCGGCTGCCGACATCGAGCGCATGGGCGCCGACCCGGAAGGACCGTCACGGTACCTGGTCCGGGAGTCCGTCTACGTGGGCAGCGCCCTCGACCGCGCCCTCATCGGCGTCGTCCGCCTTGCCCAGGCCTCCGATCCGGAAGCATCAGCGGTGCTGGAACGGATCCACCGCAGCTGGATGGACCTCGTCCTCGAAGAAGTTGGCAATCCGGCCATTGCCCGCGCCATTGTCCTGCTGGGCGACGGCCTCTATTACAACGAGGGACTGCCGGGAGGATGGCCGCGGGACAAAGACTCTTCCGCCGCCCAATCGGTGGCTGACCTGCTGGAGGTCGTGGACGTCCTGAAGTCGCATGCGGCCAACGTTCCGCAAAACCAATAA
- a CDS encoding multidrug effflux MFS transporter, giving the protein MFSPFRRKPVTAMTTGLLLVLALLSATGPFATDLYLPSFPAMTDELKASATAVQLTLTAFLLGMGTGQLVFGPLSDRYGRFRPLLLGSAGFVVASAACALAPNLAVLVAARLVQGLCASAGVVIARAMVADLTTGATSARTFSLLMTIGGVAPVVAPTVGGLLAEHLGWRGVLWVLAGLALLMFVCVAGVLAESQPRSHRSSGPVLAGLKGVVASRKFLGYAVLFASTFGVLMAYISASPFVYQNLMGITASAYGLAFGLNAMGLVGAGFISARLARRIPPRKTVTVAVSVLLTMSVAVLVLSVSAAPPQLLAVPIFFAASSVGFIMGNTTSLALAEVGLAAGSGSAVLGAGQFFAGALVSPLTGLAGKESAVPLAIIMTLSALLAVAALVATRTRSAPGR; this is encoded by the coding sequence ATGTTTAGTCCTTTTCGCCGGAAGCCGGTCACGGCCATGACCACCGGCCTGCTGCTGGTTCTGGCACTGCTCTCGGCCACCGGCCCCTTCGCCACGGATCTCTACCTGCCCTCCTTCCCGGCCATGACCGATGAGCTCAAGGCATCCGCCACCGCAGTGCAGCTGACCCTCACCGCGTTCCTTCTCGGCATGGGGACCGGCCAGCTGGTGTTCGGCCCGCTCTCGGACCGGTACGGCCGCTTCCGCCCTCTGCTCCTGGGATCAGCAGGCTTTGTTGTGGCGTCGGCGGCGTGCGCCCTGGCACCCAATCTGGCCGTGCTCGTGGCGGCCCGGCTGGTGCAGGGACTTTGTGCTTCGGCCGGGGTCGTCATTGCACGCGCCATGGTGGCTGACCTGACCACGGGTGCGACGTCGGCGCGAACCTTTAGCCTGCTCATGACCATCGGCGGGGTGGCTCCGGTGGTGGCGCCGACCGTGGGCGGTCTGCTCGCGGAGCATCTGGGCTGGCGGGGCGTTCTGTGGGTGCTGGCCGGGCTGGCCCTGCTCATGTTCGTGTGCGTGGCTGGGGTGCTTGCCGAGTCCCAGCCCCGGAGCCACCGCAGCAGCGGTCCGGTGCTGGCCGGGCTGAAAGGGGTGGTGGCCAGCCGGAAGTTCCTGGGATACGCGGTCCTGTTTGCCAGCACCTTCGGCGTGCTCATGGCCTACATCTCGGCTTCGCCCTTTGTGTATCAAAACCTCATGGGGATCACGGCGTCGGCCTACGGGCTTGCCTTCGGACTCAACGCCATGGGACTGGTGGGTGCCGGCTTTATCTCCGCCCGGCTGGCCCGCCGGATACCGCCGCGGAAAACCGTCACTGTGGCCGTGAGCGTGCTGCTCACCATGTCCGTTGCCGTGCTGGTGCTGTCCGTTTCGGCGGCACCTCCGCAGCTGCTGGCGGTGCCCATTTTCTTCGCGGCCAGCTCGGTGGGCTTCATCATGGGTAACACCACGTCCCTGGCTCTCGCAGAAGTGGGGCTCGCAGCGGGAAGCGGATCCGCGGTGCTGGGCGCCGGCCAGTTCTTTGCCGGTGCGCTGGTCTCGCCGCTGACGGGGCTTGCGGGCAAGGAATCCGCGGTGCCGCTGGCGATCATCATGACGCTGTCCGCACTGCTGGCCGTGGCTGCCCTGGTGGCCACCCGCACGCGCTCCGCCCCCGGTCGGTAG